Proteins from a single region of Sphingomonas morindae:
- the phbB gene encoding acetoacetyl-CoA reductase, whose protein sequence is MVRVAIVTGGTRGIGEAISVALQAAGMKVAATYAGDDNKALAFTDRTGIPAYKWDVADPEACAEGVSRVEADLGWVDVLVNNAGITRDGSFLKQSYAQWKAVLDTNLGGCFNMAKAVFPGMRARQWGRIVNIGSINGQAGQFGQVNYAAAKSGIHGFTKALAQEGARAGITVNAIAPGYIDTDMVAAVPEEVLDKIVAKIPVGRLGQAHEIARGVVFLTAEEAGFVTGSTLSINGGQHMY, encoded by the coding sequence ATGGTGCGCGTCGCGATCGTAACGGGGGGTACGCGGGGCATTGGCGAGGCGATCAGCGTCGCGCTCCAGGCCGCGGGCATGAAAGTGGCCGCCACCTATGCAGGGGACGATAACAAGGCGCTGGCCTTTACCGATCGCACCGGTATCCCCGCCTATAAATGGGACGTCGCCGACCCCGAGGCGTGCGCCGAGGGCGTCAGCCGGGTCGAGGCCGATCTCGGCTGGGTCGATGTGCTGGTGAACAATGCCGGCATCACGCGCGATGGCAGCTTTCTCAAGCAGAGCTACGCGCAGTGGAAGGCGGTGCTCGACACCAATCTCGGCGGCTGCTTCAACATGGCCAAGGCCGTCTTCCCCGGCATGCGGGCGCGGCAATGGGGGCGGATCGTCAATATCGGCTCGATTAATGGCCAGGCGGGCCAGTTCGGGCAGGTCAATTACGCCGCCGCCAAATCGGGCATTCACGGCTTCACCAAGGCGCTGGCGCAGGAAGGCGCGCGCGCCGGCATCACCGTCAACGCGATTGCGCCGGGCTATATCGATACCGACATGGTGGCGGCGGTGCCCGAGGAGGTGCTCGACAAGATCGTCGCCAAGATCCCGGTCGGCCGGCTCGGCCAGGCGCACGAGATCGCGCGCGGCGTCGTCTTCCTCACCGCCGAGGAGGCCGGCTTCGTCACCGGCTCGACGCTGTCGATCAACGGCGGCCAGCACATGTATTGA
- a CDS encoding 2-isopropylmalate synthase, whose protein sequence is MTDTVLIFDTTLRDGEQSPGCSMNLEEKLKVAAQLEAMGVDIIEAGFAIASEGDFEAVSAVARQADRAVVASLARAAIGDIDRAWEAVRHARRPRIHSFIATSPLHMRVKLNKTPEQVLQAIEHTISHARNLCPDVEWSAEDATRSEPDFLARCIEIAIRCGATTINLPDTVGYATPETYGALFRDMIARVPNADRAIFSTHCHNDLGLGVANTLAAVAAGARQVESTINGIGERAGNAAVEEIAMALKVRHDVMPFRTNIVSTEITRASRLVSGITGFQVQPNKAIVGANAFAHESGIHQDGMLKDSSTYEIMTPESVGVTTSNLVMGKHSGRAAFRSKLEALGYSLGDNAFQDAFVRFKALADAKKAVFDEDIVALVDDEVLRGHDSIQVKDVEIHCGTGPARAILSLEIDGVERVAATRGNGPVDALFNAVRELVPHDKSVLERYEVHAVTGGTDAQAEVSVLLAEEGRTTRGVGAHHDTLVASVRAYVNALNKLMVKRGKSAPDALAG, encoded by the coding sequence ATGACCGACACCGTATTGATCTTTGACACCACGCTCCGCGATGGCGAGCAGTCGCCCGGCTGTTCGATGAACCTCGAGGAAAAGCTCAAGGTCGCCGCCCAGCTCGAAGCCATGGGGGTGGACATTATCGAGGCGGGCTTCGCCATCGCCTCGGAAGGCGATTTCGAGGCCGTGAGCGCCGTCGCCCGCCAAGCGGATCGCGCGGTGGTGGCCAGCCTGGCGCGCGCCGCCATCGGCGATATTGATCGCGCCTGGGAGGCGGTGCGCCATGCGCGGCGGCCGCGCATCCACAGCTTCATCGCCACCTCGCCGCTCCACATGCGCGTCAAGCTCAACAAGACGCCCGAGCAGGTGCTGCAGGCGATCGAGCACACGATCAGCCATGCGCGCAATCTCTGCCCCGATGTGGAATGGTCGGCGGAGGATGCGACCCGGTCCGAACCGGACTTTCTGGCGCGCTGCATCGAGATCGCCATCCGCTGCGGCGCCACCACGATCAACCTGCCCGATACGGTGGGCTATGCCACGCCCGAAACCTATGGCGCGCTGTTCCGCGACATGATCGCCCGCGTGCCCAATGCCGATCGCGCGATCTTCTCCACCCATTGCCACAATGATCTGGGGCTGGGCGTGGCGAACACGCTGGCGGCGGTGGCGGCGGGCGCGCGCCAGGTGGAATCGACGATCAATGGCATCGGCGAGCGCGCCGGCAACGCGGCGGTCGAGGAGATCGCGATGGCGCTCAAGGTGCGCCACGATGTCATGCCCTTCCGCACCAACATCGTCTCGACCGAGATCACCCGCGCCAGCCGCCTGGTCTCGGGCATCACCGGCTTCCAGGTGCAGCCCAACAAGGCGATCGTCGGCGCCAATGCCTTCGCGCACGAGAGCGGCATCCACCAGGACGGGATGCTCAAGGACAGCTCCACCTACGAGATCATGACCCCGGAGAGCGTGGGCGTCACCACCTCCAACCTCGTCATGGGCAAGCATAGCGGGCGCGCGGCGTTCCGCTCCAAGCTCGAGGCGCTCGGCTATAGCCTGGGCGACAACGCCTTCCAGGATGCCTTTGTCCGCTTCAAGGCACTCGCCGACGCCAAGAAGGCGGTGTTCGACGAGGATATCGTCGCGCTCGTGGATGACGAGGTGCTGCGCGGGCACGACTCCATCCAGGTCAAGGATGTCGAGATCCATTGCGGCACCGGGCCCGCGCGCGCGATCCTCAGCCTCGAGATCGACGGGGTGGAGCGGGTCGCGGCGACGCGCGGCAATGGGCCGGTGGACGCGCTGTTCAACGCGGTGCGCGAACTGGTGCCGCACGACAAATCGGTGCTGGAGCGCTACGAGGTCCATGCCGTCACCGGCGGCACCGATGCGCAGGCCGAAGTCTCGGTGCTGCTCGCCGAGGAGGGGCGCACCACGCGCGGCGTCGGCGCGCATCATGATACGCTGGTCGCGAGCGTCCGGGCCTATGTGAACGCGCTCAACAAGCTGATGGTGAAGCGCGGCAAATCCGCACCGGACGCGCTCGCCGGCTAA
- a CDS encoding GGDEF domain-containing protein has protein sequence MRFDLLTLYALAIGTLLLSLGMTLWERRAHPCRSPELGCWAAAYGLLAAGCSLAIARTALPGWIGWAASNLVITSGYMLILIGVGRLEQRRHARLCLGLLLATGIAWILFGPAHRDAMWSHGSAVPIAIVCGATAWEIARADTLRPYRVVPVIVLVSGVHALFYLVRATLLPLLALRFGDGIMPAFAQLTMYEGVLYSVSMPMALLALIREEAQLEMTRVAHTDHLTGLANRHDFFARGAALLAGTAGPVALLAFDLDHFKAINDLHGHAAGDRVLRSFARIARATLPGEAVLARLGGEEFAALLPGVDREHARALGEMLAQRFGASREHDEAGLVRATVSIGVAARLHEQDRLDEMLAAADQALYRAKAAGRNRVELARPLLRPASLGRLHA, from the coding sequence ATGCGATTCGATCTACTCACTCTCTATGCGCTGGCGATCGGCACGCTGCTGCTCAGCCTCGGCATGACGCTGTGGGAGCGCCGCGCCCATCCCTGTCGCAGCCCCGAACTCGGCTGCTGGGCCGCCGCCTATGGCCTGCTCGCGGCGGGCTGCTCGCTCGCCATCGCGCGCACCGCGCTGCCGGGTTGGATCGGCTGGGCCGCCAGCAATCTCGTCATCACCAGCGGCTATATGCTGATCCTGATCGGCGTCGGGCGGCTCGAGCAGCGACGCCACGCGCGCCTCTGCCTGGGCCTGCTGCTCGCCACCGGGATCGCCTGGATCCTCTTCGGCCCCGCGCATCGCGACGCGATGTGGAGCCATGGCAGCGCGGTGCCGATCGCGATCGTGTGCGGCGCCACCGCCTGGGAGATCGCGCGCGCCGATACGCTGCGGCCCTATCGTGTCGTACCGGTGATCGTGCTCGTCTCGGGCGTGCACGCGCTCTTCTATCTTGTCCGCGCGACCCTGCTGCCGCTGCTGGCGCTGCGCTTCGGCGACGGCATCATGCCCGCTTTCGCGCAGCTCACCATGTATGAGGGGGTGCTCTATTCGGTGAGCATGCCGATGGCGCTGCTCGCGCTGATCCGGGAGGAGGCGCAGCTGGAGATGACGCGCGTCGCCCATACCGATCATCTCACCGGCCTCGCCAACCGCCATGATTTCTTCGCACGCGGCGCCGCGCTGCTCGCGGGCACCGCCGGCCCCGTCGCCCTGCTCGCCTTCGATCTCGATCATTTCAAGGCGATCAACGATCTGCACGGCCATGCCGCGGGCGATCGGGTGCTGCGCTCCTTCGCGCGGATCGCCCGCGCCACCCTGCCGGGCGAAGCGGTGCTGGCGCGGCTGGGCGGCGAGGAGTTCGCGGCGCTGCTGCCCGGCGTCGATCGCGAGCATGCCCGCGCGCTGGGCGAGATGCTGGCGCAGCGCTTCGGCGCCAGCCGCGAGCATGACGAGGCGGGGCTGGTGCGCGCCACCGTCAGCATCGGCGTCGCCGCCCGCCTCCACGAACAGGATCGGCTGGATGAGATGCTCGCCGCCGCCGATCAGGCGCTGTACCGCGCCAAGGCCGCCGGCCGCAACCGGGTCGAACTGGCCCGCCCGCTGCTGCGCCCCGCGAGCCTCGGCCGCCTGCACGCCTGA
- a CDS encoding LysR family transcriptional regulator — protein sequence MDAKLNGGADRARALALFAAVVEQGSFSAAGRVLGMSPSAVARAIDRIEARLGVRLLLRSTRALSLTAEGQSYLQAARRILADLDDAEQHIADQGSPRGRLRVSAALSHGRLCVVPLLGRFSALYPDILIDIALTDTLVDIAAGQADVAVRFGPLPDSMLTARKIGETRRVIVAAPDYLMRHGTPHRPEDLHRHNCLNFSFRRAEPIWPFRRGDQDFSLSVRGSIEANNGETLGQLAAGGVGIARVGLFSVADAIAAGRLIPLLETFNPGDVELIHAVFVGGANMPARVRVFVDFLYANLG from the coding sequence ATGGACGCAAAGCTGAATGGAGGGGCGGATCGGGCGCGCGCGCTGGCCCTGTTCGCCGCCGTCGTCGAACAGGGCAGCTTCTCGGCCGCCGGACGCGTGCTCGGCATGAGCCCGTCCGCAGTCGCGCGCGCCATCGATCGGATCGAGGCGCGGCTGGGCGTCCGGTTGCTGCTAAGGTCCACCCGCGCGCTGTCGCTGACGGCGGAGGGGCAGAGCTATCTGCAAGCCGCGCGCCGCATTCTGGCCGATCTGGATGATGCCGAGCAGCACATCGCCGATCAGGGAAGCCCGCGCGGCCGGCTGCGCGTCAGCGCGGCGCTTTCGCATGGGCGTTTGTGCGTCGTCCCCCTCCTGGGCCGGTTCAGCGCGCTCTACCCGGACATTTTGATCGACATCGCCCTGACCGACACGCTGGTCGATATCGCCGCCGGCCAGGCCGATGTCGCGGTGCGCTTCGGGCCGCTGCCCGACAGCATGCTCACGGCGCGCAAAATTGGCGAGACGCGGCGCGTGATCGTCGCCGCGCCCGACTATCTCATGCGGCACGGCACGCCGCACCGCCCCGAGGACCTGCACCGGCATAATTGCCTGAACTTCAGTTTCCGTCGCGCCGAGCCGATCTGGCCCTTCCGTCGGGGAGATCAGGATTTCAGCCTGTCGGTAAGAGGCAGCATCGAAGCCAATAATGGGGAGACCCTCGGGCAGTTGGCCGCCGGAGGCGTCGGGATCGCGCGCGTCGGCCTATTCAGCGTGGCGGATGCGATCGCGGCGGGTCGGCTGATCCCGCTACTGGAGACATTCAATCCCGGCGATGTCGAACTGATCCACGCCGTTTTCGTCGGCGGCGCGAACA
- the dctA gene encoding C4-dicarboxylate transporter DctA, whose translation MAHGTRRIETGWIGLDTATRQIVLHQPGGAFWFVAGLAGARRLMGHVVTLEGERADFNLLAVRRILAVDGGPVPALRQGLRGWRRARIEGEPCPADRAVRGEDERPSMLAEPLAPTAPKSGRWYTHLYAQVLVAILLGIALGQLDPGAGAALKLLGDAFIKLVKMVIAPVIFLTIVTGIAGMRDLGSVGRVAGKAFAYFLFFSTLALLLGLLVANVVRPGAGLDIDPATLDASRVASYAAKAHETSITGFLTAIIPDTALSALTEGNILQTLFLAILVGISLALIGERGDGLLALFEQASAVFFKLVAIVMKAAPLGAFGAMAFTIGTYGVGTLANLAALVACFYLSALLFVLLVLGAVARLAGFSILKLIAYLKTELLLVLGTSSSESALPALIEKMERAGCPKSIVGLVVPTGYSFNLDGTNLYMTLAALFIAQATNVHLSLGEQLLLLGVAMLSSKGAAGVTGAGFITLAATLSIVPSVPVAGMALILGVDRFMSECRSLTNFIGNAVATVIVSRWEGALDHAALTAALAGETAPRRG comes from the coding sequence ATGGCCCATGGCACGCGTCGCATCGAGACGGGGTGGATCGGCCTTGACACGGCGACGCGGCAGATCGTGCTGCACCAGCCCGGGGGCGCCTTCTGGTTCGTGGCGGGGCTGGCCGGCGCGCGCCGGCTCATGGGCCATGTCGTGACGTTGGAAGGCGAGCGTGCGGATTTCAACCTGCTCGCGGTGCGCCGGATCCTGGCCGTGGATGGCGGGCCGGTGCCGGCACTGCGGCAAGGCTTGCGAGGCTGGCGTCGCGCGCGGATAGAGGGGGAGCCCTGCCCCGCCGACCGCGCGGTAAGGGGCGAGGATGAAAGGCCTTCCATGCTTGCCGAGCCGCTTGCCCCGACCGCGCCGAAATCGGGCCGCTGGTATACGCATCTCTATGCGCAGGTGCTGGTGGCGATCCTTCTGGGCATCGCGCTGGGCCAGCTCGATCCCGGCGCGGGCGCGGCGCTCAAGCTGCTCGGCGATGCCTTCATCAAGCTGGTGAAGATGGTGATCGCGCCCGTCATCTTCCTCACCATCGTCACCGGCATCGCCGGCATGCGCGATCTCGGCTCGGTCGGCCGGGTGGCGGGCAAGGCCTTCGCCTATTTCCTCTTCTTCTCGACGCTGGCGCTGCTGCTGGGGCTGCTGGTGGCCAATGTCGTGCGGCCGGGCGCGGGGCTCGACATCGATCCCGCCACGCTCGATGCCAGCCGCGTCGCCAGCTACGCCGCCAAGGCGCACGAGACGAGCATCACCGGCTTCCTCACCGCCATCATCCCGGACACGGCGCTGTCGGCGCTGACCGAGGGCAATATCCTGCAGACCCTGTTCCTCGCCATTCTGGTAGGCATCTCGCTGGCGCTGATCGGCGAGCGTGGGGACGGCCTGCTGGCGCTGTTCGAGCAGGCATCGGCCGTTTTCTTCAAGCTGGTGGCGATCGTGATGAAGGCCGCGCCGCTCGGCGCCTTCGGGGCGATGGCCTTCACCATCGGCACCTATGGCGTCGGCACCCTCGCCAATCTCGCCGCTCTGGTCGCCTGCTTCTATCTCTCGGCCTTGCTGTTCGTGCTGCTCGTGCTGGGCGCGGTGGCGCGGCTGGCGGGGTTCTCGATCCTCAAGCTGATCGCCTATCTGAAGACCGAGCTGCTGCTGGTGCTCGGCACCTCCTCCTCGGAAAGCGCCCTGCCCGCGCTGATCGAGAAGATGGAGCGCGCCGGCTGCCCCAAGTCGATCGTCGGGCTGGTGGTGCCCACCGGCTATTCCTTCAACCTCGACGGCACCAATCTCTACATGACGCTGGCGGCGCTGTTCATCGCCCAGGCCACCAATGTGCATCTCAGCCTGGGCGAGCAGCTGCTGCTGCTCGGCGTCGCGATGCTCTCGTCCAAGGGCGCGGCGGGGGTGACGGGCGCGGGCTTCATCACGCTGGCGGCGACGCTCTCGATCGTGCCGAGCGTGCCGGTGGCGGGCATGGCGCTGATCCTCGGCGTCGATCGCTTCATGTCCGAGTGCCGCAGCCTCACCAACTTCATCGGCAATGCGGTGGCCACGGTGATCGTGTCGCGCTGGGAGGGCGCGCTGGATCATGCCGCGCTGACCGCGGCGCTCGCCGGCGAGACCGCGCCGCGCCGCGGGTAA
- a CDS encoding DUF4142 domain-containing protein gives MRTALMLSAALLMAGAVPAAAQMGPAASTAPLSGLSATDYVKLAADADNFEIQSGRVAAMKSKREDVKGFAKQMIADHTRTSKALMAALSNGDRKITPPSPRLSDANQAKLDLLKKAPKSSFDQLYLQQQLEAHQSALALHQGYAADGTDASLKQVATTAVPIVQQHLTMVQGMAPSAQ, from the coding sequence ATGCGTACCGCGCTGATGCTTTCCGCCGCGCTGCTGATGGCGGGTGCCGTTCCCGCCGCCGCGCAGATGGGCCCCGCCGCCAGCACCGCGCCGCTCTCGGGCCTGTCCGCGACCGACTATGTCAAGCTGGCCGCCGACGCCGACAATTTCGAGATCCAGTCGGGCCGGGTCGCGGCGATGAAGAGCAAGCGCGAGGATGTGAAGGGCTTCGCCAAGCAGATGATCGCCGATCACACCCGCACCAGCAAGGCGCTGATGGCGGCGCTGTCCAATGGCGATCGCAAGATCACGCCGCCGTCGCCGCGTCTTTCGGACGCCAACCAGGCCAAGCTCGATCTGCTGAAAAAGGCGCCCAAATCGAGCTTCGACCAGCTCTATCTCCAGCAGCAGCTGGAGGCGCACCAGAGCGCGCTGGCGCTGCACCAGGGCTATGCCGCTGATGGCACCGACGCCAGCCTGAAGCAGGTGGCGACCACGGCGGTGCCGATCGTGCAGCAGCATCTGACGATGGTGCAGGGCATGGCGCCGTCCGCCCAGTAA
- a CDS encoding NAD-dependent epimerase/dehydratase family protein, with protein MILVTGAAGFIGAALCRALIARGEAVLGIDSLNDYYPVALKQARLEAIAATPGADTLFRFQQLDFADDEALEAALAGVAIERIVHLGAQAGVRYSIENPRAYARANLVGHLNLLELARARGVAHLVYASSSSVYGGNASLPFRVEDRADRPVSLYAATKRADELMSETYAHLYRLPQTGLRFFTVYGPWGRPDMAPWLFTQAVLAGTPIRVFNQGRMRRDFTYIDDIIAGVIAALDHPPADDGTEKAGGSLGPHRLYNIGNSRAEALDDFIAAIEAACGRPAIRELHPMQPGDVEATYADISAIERDLGYRPTIAIGEGIPRFVAWFRDYHGL; from the coding sequence ATGATCCTGGTAACGGGTGCGGCGGGCTTTATCGGGGCGGCGCTGTGCCGGGCGCTGATCGCGCGCGGCGAGGCGGTGCTCGGGATCGACAGCCTCAACGACTATTATCCGGTCGCGCTCAAGCAGGCGCGGCTCGAGGCGATCGCTGCCACCCCCGGCGCCGACACGCTCTTCCGCTTCCAGCAGCTGGATTTCGCCGACGACGAGGCGCTGGAGGCGGCGCTGGCCGGCGTGGCGATCGAGCGCATCGTCCATCTCGGCGCGCAGGCGGGCGTGCGCTACTCGATCGAAAATCCGCGCGCCTATGCCCGCGCCAATCTGGTCGGCCATCTCAACCTGCTCGAGCTGGCGCGCGCGCGCGGCGTGGCGCATCTCGTCTATGCCTCGTCCTCCTCGGTCTATGGCGGCAATGCGAGCCTTCCCTTCCGGGTCGAGGATCGGGCGGACCGGCCCGTCTCGCTCTATGCCGCGACCAAGCGCGCCGACGAGCTGATGAGCGAAACCTACGCGCATCTCTATCGCCTGCCGCAGACCGGCCTGCGCTTCTTCACCGTCTACGGTCCCTGGGGCCGGCCCGACATGGCGCCCTGGCTCTTCACCCAGGCGGTGCTGGCGGGCACGCCGATCCGCGTCTTCAACCAGGGGCGGATGCGGCGCGACTTCACCTATATCGACGATATCATCGCCGGCGTGATCGCGGCGCTCGATCATCCGCCCGCCGACGACGGCACCGAGAAGGCGGGCGGCAGCCTCGGCCCGCATCGTCTCTACAATATCGGCAACAGCCGCGCCGAGGCGCTCGACGATTTCATCGCCGCGATCGAGGCGGCGTGCGGGCGCCCGGCGATCCGCGAGCTGCACCCGATGCAGCCTGGCGATGTCGAAGCCACTTACGCCGACATTTCCGCGATCGAGCGCGATCTCGGCTACCGCCCGACGATCGCGATCGGCGAAGGCATTCCGCGCTTCGTCGCCTGGTTCCGGGACTATCACGGCCTCTGA
- a CDS encoding MFS transporter, translated as MDYRHEARAGSRDPLNLGLLALAIGAFGIGVTEFAPMGLLPVIADDLHVSIPAAGLLISAYALGVVIGAPLMTLTTGRVPRRALLIGLAAIFTAGNVLAALSGGYAMLLVARLLTSFNHGAFFGVGSIVAAGLVAPARRARAVAAMFMGLTIANVVGVPLATWAGEHLGWRAAFWGIAGLGVATMAALRLTLPPLPAPESGSAVAELRVLTRCPVLGALALTVIGSSAMFTVFTYIAPILREATHASPGFVTAMLVIYGLGLTAGNWLGGRFADRSVDRTLIATLAALSAILIAFAALMPHGYPSAVLIFLWGVASFALVPPLQVRVMTAAAEAPNLASAVNIGAFNLGNAFGAALGGGVIAAGLGYPAVALAGAATSAIGLAALLFGARPSRGVNRTACCR; from the coding sequence ATGGACTATCGGCACGAGGCGCGCGCAGGATCGCGCGACCCGCTCAATCTTGGCCTGCTGGCACTCGCGATCGGCGCGTTCGGTATCGGCGTCACCGAATTCGCGCCGATGGGGCTGCTCCCCGTCATCGCCGACGATCTCCACGTCTCGATTCCCGCCGCCGGGCTGCTCATCAGCGCCTATGCGCTGGGGGTGGTGATCGGTGCGCCGCTGATGACGCTCACCACCGGGCGCGTGCCGCGGCGCGCGCTGCTGATCGGGCTGGCCGCCATCTTCACCGCGGGCAACGTGCTGGCGGCCCTGTCCGGCGGCTATGCCATGCTGCTCGTCGCGCGCCTTCTCACCTCGTTCAACCATGGCGCTTTCTTCGGCGTGGGTTCGATCGTCGCCGCCGGCCTGGTGGCGCCGGCGCGGCGCGCCCGCGCGGTCGCGGCGATGTTCATGGGGCTGACCATCGCCAATGTCGTCGGCGTGCCGCTCGCGACCTGGGCGGGCGAGCATCTCGGCTGGCGCGCCGCCTTCTGGGGCATTGCCGGCCTCGGCGTCGCGACCATGGCGGCGCTGCGGCTGACGCTGCCGCCGCTGCCCGCCCCGGAAAGCGGCAGCGCGGTCGCCGAACTGCGCGTGCTGACGCGCTGCCCGGTTCTCGGCGCCCTCGCGCTGACGGTGATAGGCTCGAGCGCGATGTTCACCGTTTTCACCTATATCGCGCCGATCCTGCGCGAGGCGACCCATGCCTCGCCGGGCTTCGTCACGGCGATGCTGGTGATCTATGGCCTCGGGCTGACGGCGGGCAATTGGCTGGGCGGCCGCTTCGCCGATCGCTCGGTCGACCGCACGCTGATCGCCACGCTGGCCGCGCTCTCGGCCATATTGATCGCCTTCGCCGCGCTGATGCCGCATGGCTATCCGAGTGCCGTGCTGATCTTCCTGTGGGGCGTGGCGAGCTTCGCACTGGTGCCGCCCTTGCAGGTGCGCGTGATGACGGCCGCCGCCGAGGCGCCCAACCTTGCCTCGGCGGTCAATATCGGCGCGTTCAACCTCGGCAATGCCTTCGGCGCGGCGCTCGGCGGCGGGGTGATCGCGGCCGGGCTGGGCTATCCGGCGGTGGCGCTCGCCGGCGCCGCGACATCGGCGATCGGGCTGGCGGCGCTGCTGTTCGGCGCCCGTCCGTCTCGCGGGGTGAACCGGACAGCCTGCTGTCGATGA
- a CDS encoding flagellin, with translation MTVINTNTAAMRAQNGSRMANSAIQTAMSRLSSGKRINSAADDAAGMAISNSMTSQITGMNQAIRNANDGVSLVQTADGALDEVTNMLQRVRELAVQSASGTYSDNDRANMQTEVGQLTTQIGSVLSNTKFNGIQLFQVGTLPSGTTDGTAPTAGTSVAIQAGSGSGSQDQITIAIGKIDLSKAHAAASGSAAAAGNLDVSNSASSGSNGVANAQTTMNTVDSMLTTINTVRAGLGASQSQLNSAVNNLTNNVTNLSDARSRIQDADFSSETTALAKAQILSQASTAMLAQANQSSQGVLKLLQ, from the coding sequence ATGACCGTGATCAACACCAACACCGCCGCGATGCGCGCCCAGAATGGCAGCCGCATGGCGAACTCCGCCATCCAGACCGCGATGAGCCGCCTCTCGTCGGGCAAGCGGATCAACTCCGCCGCCGACGACGCCGCCGGCATGGCGATCTCCAACTCGATGACCTCGCAGATCACCGGCATGAACCAGGCGATCCGCAACGCCAATGACGGCGTCTCGCTGGTCCAGACCGCCGACGGCGCGCTCGACGAAGTCACCAACATGCTGCAGCGCGTCCGCGAGCTGGCGGTGCAGTCGGCCTCGGGCACCTATTCCGACAATGACCGCGCCAACATGCAGACCGAAGTCGGCCAGCTGACGACGCAGATCGGCAGCGTGCTTTCGAACACCAAGTTCAACGGCATCCAGCTCTTCCAGGTCGGCACTCTGCCGAGCGGCACGACCGACGGCACCGCGCCGACGGCGGGCACCAGCGTCGCCATCCAGGCCGGCTCGGGCTCGGGCTCGCAGGATCAGATCACCATCGCGATCGGCAAGATCGATCTGAGCAAGGCCCATGCCGCCGCTTCGGGTTCGGCCGCCGCCGCCGGCAATCTCGACGTGTCGAACAGCGCCAGCAGCGGCAGCAACGGCGTCGCCAACGCGCAGACGACGATGAACACGGTCGACTCGATGCTGACGACGATCAATACCGTCCGCGCCGGGCTCGGCGCCTCGCAGAGCCAGCTCAACTCGGCGGTGAACAACCTCACCAACAACGTCACCAACCTGTCGGACGCGCGCAGCCGCATCCAGGACGCGGATTTCTCCTCGGAGACGACCGCGCTCGCCAAGGCGCAGATCCTGAGCCAGGCCTCCACCGCCATGCTCGCCCAGGCGAACCAGTCCTCGCAGGGCGTGCTCAAGCTCCTCCAGTAA
- a CDS encoding acyltransferase family protein, translating to MSASIPIDTRQKFYGIDVVRGVATCMVALGHACYMQSEARFGGVAPFGGHGSGLFVCVDFFFVLSGFLIPWVHWNDFRRPARVARYFQRRFSRIYPVYWVVLTLFIGLHFLRPSTSHEVPLTLKTVLTSYFVIPNDGPTLMGVAWTLYYEIWGYLVFGALLLVGTRGFAAIIAWAAAIIALYAWAPPTSFPANFFMNPFNLEFLMGIGVAVVLRNVRVPAARPLAIGALALFLVLIYLHPGKVFHEDPLLMRLAMGGLASVAIAALIEWERTRAIRIPGWLMRFGAGSYSIYLVHTIVEGPLMSAGWGLWKHVSPEARAIAVAAVAIAIGYGFHKLVELPLTELVKRWVLREGRAKPVPAPAPQDAVPATLSPDAPQPA from the coding sequence ATGAGCGCGTCCATACCGATCGACACGCGGCAGAAATTCTACGGCATCGACGTGGTGCGCGGGGTGGCGACGTGCATGGTCGCGCTCGGCCATGCCTGCTACATGCAGTCCGAAGCGCGGTTTGGCGGCGTGGCGCCCTTTGGCGGCCATGGCAGCGGGCTTTTCGTGTGCGTCGATTTCTTCTTCGTCCTTTCGGGTTTTTTGATCCCCTGGGTACATTGGAATGATTTCCGGCGGCCCGCGCGTGTCGCCCGCTATTTCCAGCGACGCTTCTCGCGCATCTATCCCGTCTATTGGGTCGTGCTCACGCTCTTCATCGGCCTCCACTTTCTGCGGCCCTCCACGTCGCACGAGGTGCCGCTGACGCTGAAGACGGTGCTGACCTCCTATTTCGTCATCCCCAATGACGGGCCGACCCTCATGGGCGTGGCCTGGACGCTCTATTACGAGATCTGGGGCTATCTCGTGTTCGGCGCGCTGCTGCTGGTCGGCACGCGCGGCTTCGCGGCGATCATCGCCTGGGCGGCCGCGATCATCGCGCTCTACGCCTGGGCGCCCCCCACCAGCTTCCCCGCCAATTTCTTCATGAACCCCTTCAACCTCGAATTCCTGATGGGCATCGGCGTGGCGGTGGTGCTGCGCAATGTCCGCGTGCCCGCCGCGCGGCCGCTGGCGATCGGCGCGCTCGCGCTCTTCCTGGTGCTGATCTATCTGCACCCGGGCAAGGTCTTCCACGAGGATCCGCTGCTGATGCGGCTCGCCATGGGCGGCCTCGCCTCGGTCGCCATCGCCGCGCTGATCGAGTGGGAACGCACCCGCGCGATCCGCATTCCCGGCTGGCTGATGCGCTTCGGCGCCGGCTCCTACTCCATCTATCTTGTCCACACGATCGTCGAGGGGCCGCTGATGTCGGCCGGCTGGGGCCTGTGGAAACATGTCAGCCCGGAGGCGCGCGCCATCGCAGTCGCCGCCGTGGCGATCGCCATCGGCTATGGCTTCCACAAGCTGGTCGAACTGCCGCTGACCGAGTTGGTCAAGCGCTGGGTGCTGCGCGAGGGCCGCGCCAAGCCCGTCCCCGCCCCTGCGCCGCAGGATGCCGTTCCCGCCACGCTTAGCCCGGACGCGCCTCAGCCGGCCTGA